The genome window CACCCTGGCACTGGGCGCTGCACTGTTTGCCGGACCGTTGCTGGCTGCCGATTACGAGATTGATCGCAAGGGCCAGCACGCCTTTATCAATTTCAAGATCAGCCACCTGGGCTACAGCTGGCTGTACGGCACTTTCAAGGATTTCAGCGGAACCTTCAGTTACGACGAAAAGAATCCTGATGCCAGCAAGGTGCAGGTCAGCATCCAGACCGCCAGCGTCGATACCAACCATGCCGAACGCGACAAGCACTTGCGCAGTGACGACTTCCTGAATGTCAGCGAGTTTCCGACCGCGACCTTCGAGTCAACCGCGATCAAGACTACCGGCAGCAAGAGTGCGGACATCACCGGCAATCTGACACTTAACGGTGTAACCAAACCGGTAGTGATCAAGGCCACTCTGGTTGGCGAGGGCTCCGATCCATGGGGTGGTTACCGTGCCGGTTTTAGCGGCACTACCTCATTCAAGTTGAAAGACTTTGATATCAACAAGGACCTGGGCCCGGCTTCGCAGGAGGTCGAACTGACCCTCTCGGTGGAAGGCGTCCGCCAGTAAGCCAGACGCAACGAAAAACGCCGGCATCATGCCGGCGTTTTTCGTGTTCGGAGACTTCAGTCTTCGCTGGCTCGCGTCGACAGCAGCGCCGGACGTTCGCGTTTGCTGCTGCGGTTCTCCAGCTCGCTGAGCTGTTCGAGCGTTGGTAACCGCTCGCCCTTGCGAATAATCAGCGGCTGCTTGACCGGCACGGCTGGCTCCTGCCTGGCACTGCGTGCCTGTTCCTGGCGAGAGTCATCGCGGCGACCACCGCCATTGCCACGGGCCGGCCCTTTGCGCCCCTGACCGCCCGGCTTGCCCGGCTTAGCGCCCTGGCCAGCGCCCGGACCTCTGCCGCCCTGACCACGCCCCTGACCTTGCGCGGGTGCCGCTCCTCCACGGCGCGGGTTACGCCCGCCCGGTGCTTTTGGCGGATTGGGGCTGACGTAGTCGGCACGGTTGCCAAAGTTGTCGAATTCATCGTCGAGGAAAGCTTCGGGATCCCTGTTTGGCGGAGGGACGACCGGCGCACTGGGCGCTGCTGGGCGGGCTTCGGCCGGGCCGCGACTTTGTCCGCGACCGGCATTGCGGCCATTGCGGGAGCGACCTTCCTTGCCATCGGCACTGTTGGCTGCCGGCTTGTTGCGCTCACGTTGCGGGCGGTCGGCACGCGGTTGACGCTCCGGACGCGGGCCGCGCACTTCCGGCTTCTCCACTTCTACCGTTGACGCATCGAAGCCCATGCTGTCGCCATCGGCAATCCGCTGGCGGGTCATGCGCTCGATGCCCTTGAGCAGTTTCTCTTCGTCAGGTGCTACCAGCGAAATGGCTTCACCACTGCGGCCAGCCCGGCCGGTACGACCGATGCGGTGTACATAGTCCTCTTCGACATTCGGTAGTTCGAAGTTGACCACGTGCGGCAGCTGGTCGATATCCAGACCACGCGCCGCGATATCGGTGGCCACCATGACGCGCACCCGGTTGGCCTTGAAGTCGGCCAGGGCCTTGGTACGGGCGTTCTGGCTCTTGTTGCCGTGGATCGCCACCGAAGCCAGGCCATGCTTGTCGAGGTACTCGGCAAGGCGATTGGCGCCGTGCTTGGTACGCGTGAACACCAGCACCTGTTCCCAGGCGCCGGCAGTAATCAGGTGTGCCAGCAATGCACGCTTGTGGCTGGCCGGCAAACGATAGACACGCTGCTCGATACGCTCGACCGTGGTGTTCGGTGGCGTAACTTCGATGCGCTCCGGGTTATGCAGCAGCTTGCTGGCCAGCTCGCTGATATCACCGGAGAAAGTTGCCGAGAACAGCAGGTTCTGGCGCTGGGCCGGCAGCTTGGCCAGGACTTTTTTCACGTCGTGAATAAAGCCCATGTCGAGCATGCGGTCGGCTTCATCGAGAACCAGGGTTTCCACGTGGGAAAGGTCAATCACTCTTTGCCCAATCAGATCGAGCAGACGGCCGGGACAGGCAACGAGCACATCGACACCCTTGGCCATGGCCTTGATCTGCGGGTTCATGCCAACCCCGCCAAAGATCACCGTGCTGACCAGCGGCAAATCACGGGCATAGGCCTTGAAGCTGTCATGCACCTGCGCCGCCAGTTCGCGGGTTGGCGTCAGCACCAGCACACGCGGCTGGCACGGGCCATGGCGATGCTCGCGATCGGGATGACCGTTGGGAAACAGCCGTTCCAGGATCGGCAGCGCAAAGCCACCGGTCTTGCCGGTGCCGGTCTGCGCCGCAACCATCAGGTCGCGGCCTTGCAGTACGGCCGGTATGGCCCGCAACTGTACGGGAGTGGGTTCGGTGTAGCCGGCAGCCTCGACGGCGCGGACTAATGCCTCGGAGAGACCGAGGGATGCAAAGGACATGAGTAATCCTGTCTGATTAGGGCCTGGCCCTGTGGGAATATCTGCCTGGCTGGAGGTGTCCGGAAGACACCACCCCGTCCGGTCCTGCTGAGCCAAGGAAGGCCGAGCGTCCGGGCGTAAGCCTGGCGGGAACCCGGAGTATAACAGAGCCTCCGGGGTGAGCGGTAACTGCGCAGTTGGCAGTCATTCAGCAACGCCGGCCGACCTTCAACGGGGCAACTTCAGATTGTGCCAGATGGCCAGGCTCGGCTCGGCCTGGTTGAGGGTATAGAAATGCAGGCCCGGCGCACCGCCTTCGAGCAGGCGCTCACACATCTGGCTTATGACCTGCTCGCCGAAAGCCTGAATGCTCTGCATGTCGTCACCGTAGGCTTCCAGCTGCTTGCGGATCCAGCGCGGGATTTCCGCCCCACAGGCATCGGAAAAGCGCGCCAGCTTGCTGTAATTGGTGATCGGCATGATGCCCGGCACCACGGGGATATCGATACCCAGTTTGTGTACCCTCTCCATGAAGTAGAAGTAGCTGTCGGCATTGAAAAAATACTGAGTGATCGCACTATCTGCACCGGCCTTTGCCTTGCGTGCGAAATTCTGCAGATCATTCTCGAAGTTTCGCGCCTGCGGATGCATCTCCGGATAGGCTGCAACTTCGATATGGAATTGCTCACCGGATTCGTCACGAATGAACTCTACCAGCTCATTGGCGTAACGCAGTTCACCGCTGGCCATGCCCATGCCTGAAGGCAAGTCACCACGCAGGGCGACGATGCGCCTGATCCCGGCAGCCTGGTACTGCTGGAGCAGGCTGCGCAGATCCGTGGTCGAATCACCAACGCAGGACAGGTGCGGCGCTGTGGGCACACCGACTTCGCCGTCGAGCTGAAGCACGGTATTCAGCGTACGGTCGCGGGTCGAACCGCCGGCGCCATAGGTGCAGGAAAAAAAATCCGGGTTGTAGCTGGCCAGTTCACGCGCCACGCCCATGAGCTTGTCATGCCCGGCGTCGGTCTTGGTCGGGAAGAACTCGAAACTGTAGCGACGTTGTGCAGTCATAAGGAAATCCTGGGAAACATGGGATGGAAATCGACCACAGGTCTTTTCCACCTTTCGGCCGAACAGGGCGGGCAAGCACTATGCGCGCTGCCCGCCCCGAGCTCGATCAATAGCGGTAGGTTTCCGGCTTGTACGGGCCGTCCACGCTGACGCCGATATAGTCGGCCTGCTTGCCGGTGAGGCGAGTCACCACGCCACCAAAGCCCTTGACCATTTCCAGCGCCACTTCCTCGTCGAGCTTCTTCGGCAGCACTTCCACTGTCAGTCGCGCGGCCTGCTGTGCAGCCGGTAGCGCGGCAAATTTCTGGCCATACAGGAAGATCTGCGCCAGCACCTGGTTGGCGAAGGAACCGTCCATGATCCGGCTCGGGTGACCGGTGGCGTTGCCCAGATTGACCAGACGACCTTCGGCCAGCAGGATCAGGTAATCCTCATTCTGCGCATCGAAGCTGCCCGGCCCGGTACGGTGGATCTTGTGCACCTGCGGCTTGACCTCTTCCCAGGCCCAGTTCTTGCGCATGAAGGCGGTGTCAATTTCGTTGTCGAAGTGGCCGATGTTGCACACTACCGCACGCTTCTTCAGCGCCTTGAGCATGTTGGCGTCGCACACGTTGACGTTTCCGGTGGTGGTAACGATCAGGTCGATCTTGCCCAGCAAGGCCTGGTCGACGCAGCCTTCGCTGCCATCGTTATTGCCATCGAGGTAAGGCGAGGCCACTTCGAAGCCGTCCATGCAGGCCTGCATGGCACAGATCGGGTCGACTTCGCTGACCTTGACGATCATGCCTTCCTGACGCAGCGACTGGGCCGAACCCTTGCCCACATCACCGTAGCCGATCACCAGCGCCTGCTTGCCGGCCAGCAGATGGTCGACGCCGCGCTTGATCGCGTCATTCAGGCTGTGGCGGCAGCCGTATTTGTTGTCGTTCTTGCTCTTGGTTACCGAGTCATTGACGTTGATTGCCGGAACTTTCAGCGTACCGGCCTTGAGCATGTCGAGCAGGCGGTGCACACCGGTGGTGGTTTCTTCGGTGATGCCGTGGATCTTGTCCAGCATCGCCGGGTATTTCTCGTGGATGATCTGGGTCAGATCGCCACCATCGTCAAGAATCATGTTGGCGTCCCACGGCGCGCCATCCTTGAGGATGGTCTGCTCGATGCACCACTCGTATTCCGCTTCGGTTTCACCCTTCCAGGCGAACACCGGGATTCCGGCAGCCGCAATGGCGGCAGCGGCCTGATCCTGGGTGGAGAAAATGTTGCAGCTGGACCAGCGCACTTCGGCACCGAGCGCCGTCAGCGTCTCGATCAGTACCGCGGTCTGGATGGTCATGTGGATGCAGCCGAGAATCTTGGCGCCCTTGAGCGGTTGTTCAGCGGCGTACTTGCGACGCATGCCCATCAGCGCAGGCATTTCGGATTCGGCAATGATGATTTCCCGGCGGCCCCAGGCAGCCAGAGTCATGTCAGCAACTTTGTAATCGGCAAAAGCAGCGCTCATGCGAGTGTCTCCATTCGTATTTAATGCGAATTGAGCGCCGTTGTGCGTATTCAGGGCCGGGACCGATGGTCTCCGGCAACCCGGTTAACGCGCCCCGTTCGAGCCTGACAGTTGCAAACCGCTGATTGAGCATCGGGTATGCAAACTGCTGCAGCGCCCCTCGGACGGATGGCGGGTACAGCGATCGCGGAGGATCACTGTGACAAGCCCGGCGATTATAGCGATCCGCAGGCGCTTGCCCAAGTCTTTCTGACAGGCTGAACGGCACAAAGCCTGCCTGATGTTTATCCGCCGCTCATGCGGGCTTCGGTTAAACTGCCTGCCCCCGAATCCAGAGAGCCAGCCATGACCATCCGCCCACTCCTGCTTTGTTGTACCGTGCTGTTACTTGCGGGTTGTGGCGGGGTAGACCCGAACTCGCCGATGGGCAAGCGTCAGGCAATCTTCAAGCAGATGCTCAAAACCAGTGAAAACCTCGGCGGCATGTTGCGCGGCCGTGTGCGGTTCGACGAACAGGACTTCCGCGCGCAGGCACAGCAACTCGAACAGTTATCCAGACAGCCGTGGCAACATTTTCCTGCCGTACGCGACGAGGGCGATACTGCGGCCAAAGCCGAAGTCTGGCAGCGTCAGGAACGTTTCCAGGAACTGGCCAACGCCCTGCAGGCACGCACCGGCGAGCTGGCGCAGGCGAGTCAGGCCCAGCCGTTGACGCCGGCGGCCGTCAAGCCTGCGCAGGCCAGGGTAGAAGCTGCCTGCAAGGCTTGTCATCAGGAGTTTCGCTCGCACTGAAGGGCGTTGCGCTCATGCCCGGGCATGAGCACAACCTGAACAGCTCAGAGGCCAGCGGCAGCGCGAAGCTGTTCGGCCTTGTCGGTTTTTTCCCAGGTAAAGCTGGTGAAGGTGTCGTTGCCCACGGTGACCTGTTGCGGCGTGCGGCCAAAGTGACCATAAGCGGCAGTGGCCTGGTACATCGGGTGCAACAGATCGAGCATGCGGGTGATCGCGTAAGGGCGCAGGTCAAAGATGTCACGCACCAGGGCGATAATCCTGTCGTCGCCGATCTTGCCGGTACCGAAAGTATTCAGCGAAATCGAAGTGGGCTGGGCCACGCCGATGGCATAGGACACCTGAATCTCGCACTTGTCGGCCAGACCGGCGGCAACGATGTTCTTCGCTACGTAGCGACCGGCGTAGGCTGCCGAGCGGTCCACCTTGGATGGATCCTTGCCGGAGAAAGCCCCGCCGCCGTGACGGGCCATGCCGCCGTATGTATCGACGATGATCTTGCGCCCGGTCAGACCGCAGTCACCCACCGGCCCGCCGGTGACAAAGCTGCCGGTCGGGTTGATGTGAAACTGGGTATCTTTGTGCAGCAGTTCGGCTGGCAGCACCTGCTTGATGATCAGCTCCATCACACCTTCGCGCAGGTCACTGTATTGGACCTCCGGGTTGTGCTGGGTGGACAACACCACGGCGTCGATACCGACCACCTTGCCGTTGTCATAACGACAGGTGACCTGCGATTTGGCATCCGGGCGCAGCCAGGGCAGCAAGCCGGACTTGCGCGCCTCGGCCTGACGCTGCACCAGCTGGTGGGAGAAGCTGATCGGCGCAGGCATCAGCACCTCGGTCTCGTTGCTGGCGTAGCCGAACATCAGACCCTGATCACCCGCACCCTGATCTTCCGGCTTGGCGCGGTCGACGCCCTGGCCGATCTCCGGTGCCTGCTTGCCGATGATGTTGATGATGCCGCAGGTTTTGCCGTCAAAGCCGACATCCGAGCTGGTGTAACCGATATCGCAGATGACCTTGCGCACCAGCTCTTCCAGATCGATCCAGGCGCTGGTGGTGATTTCGCCGGCGACAATCGCCACGCCGGTTTTCACCAGTGTTTCGCAAGCCACGCGGGCGTGCTTGTCTTCGGCAATGATGGCGTCCAGCACGGCATCGGAGATCTGGTCGGCAATCTTGTCCGGATGACCTTCGGAGACGGATTCAGAAGTAAAAAGGGCGTATTCGCTCATTGTGACGGTTTCCTGTGTGACGAATCGATTGTGGTTACCGCAGGTAGCCGGAAATGGCGCACCTGAATCTGGAAACCGTTGCGTAAACCTAGATAAACACTGTCTTCGGGCAGCAGGCCGGCGCTACGCGCCCAGCGCGACAGGTCATCCTGCTCGAAGCCCAGCCAGAGATCGCCGCAGGCGTCCCTGGCCCAGGTCTGGTTGTGACTACACAGCTCGGTAATCAGCAGACTGCCACCAGGCTTGACGCGCCCGGCGAGTGATCTGACGGCCTCGGCAGGCGCGGCAAAATGGTGCAGCACCATGTTCAGCACCACACAGTCTGCACTCAGGCTTGAGCCCTGCAGGGCATCGGCAAGTTCCAGCCGGACATTCTCCAATCCCCTGGCGGCACAATGCTGCCGGGCAATATCGAGCATCTGCGGACTATTGTCGACGGCAATGACTTCGGCAAAACGCTGCGCCAGGTCTGGCAGAAAACGGCCATCGCCAGGACCGATTTCCAGGGCGCAGGCCCCGGCGGCAAAGCTGATTGAGTCAAGCAGACCCAGCAGGCTGTCGCGGTACTGTGGCAAGCCGGCAATCAGATCCTGCTGGGCCTGAAAGCTGCCGGCCATGCGCGCAAAGAAATCCCGGCTGACCGCCGCGCGCTGTGCGTGCACCTCGGCAATGCGCTGTTGCACTGCAGCCGCCAGATCCAGTCTTTCCACCTCATCCAGCAGCGCAGCATGCAGCACACCACCCAAAACTTCGGGGCAGGCCAGCGAACGCCGATAGAAAATGGCATTGCCTTCACGGCGGGTGGCGACCAGCCCGGCCTGGGCCAGCACCTTGAGATGATGGCTGATGCCCGACTGGCCGGTGGCAAAAATCTTCGCCAGCTCCAGCACGCCGAACGAGTCGTTGGCCAGCACACGCAGAATCTGCAGGCGCAGGGGATCCCCGCCTGCCTTGCACAAGCTGGCCAGCATATCGCTGGTACCGGGTCGGAATGCAGCTAGCGGAAGGTTCATGGGGCGGCAGTTTAGGCCGCAGGCTGGCACATGGCAATGGCTATATCAAAGAAAATTGATATAGATTTTCTGGCTATTCCCAGTCAATCCGGGCCAGGCGCCATTCACCGTCCTCCAGCCACCATTCGAGATCGACGCTGAACTGTCTGGCGCTATCGGGCAGCAAGCCTTGCGCACCGGCCAGCATGACCTCCGCCCGGGTGTGGCCCTTGTCGCGGTAGACCGGATCAATCTGGCTGCGCTTGCCCAGTGCCAGCACCTGGACCTGCTTATGCCGCAGATAGAGTAGCGCCATGGTGCGTTTAGCCCAGTTACGATCGT of Pseudomonas pohangensis contains these proteins:
- a CDS encoding metalloregulator ArsR/SmtB family transcription factor; this translates as MNLPLAAFRPGTSDMLASLCKAGGDPLRLQILRVLANDSFGVLELAKIFATGQSGISHHLKVLAQAGLVATRREGNAIFYRRSLACPEVLGGVLHAALLDEVERLDLAAAVQQRIAEVHAQRAAVSRDFFARMAGSFQAQQDLIAGLPQYRDSLLGLLDSISFAAGACALEIGPGDGRFLPDLAQRFAEVIAVDNSPQMLDIARQHCAARGLENVRLELADALQGSSLSADCVVLNMVLHHFAAPAEAVRSLAGRVKPGGSLLITELCSHNQTWARDACGDLWLGFEQDDLSRWARSAGLLPEDSVYLGLRNGFQIQVRHFRLPAVTTIDSSHRKPSQ
- a CDS encoding c-type cytochrome, with translation MTIRPLLLCCTVLLLAGCGGVDPNSPMGKRQAIFKQMLKTSENLGGMLRGRVRFDEQDFRAQAQQLEQLSRQPWQHFPAVRDEGDTAAKAEVWQRQERFQELANALQARTGELAQASQAQPLTPAAVKPAQARVEAACKACHQEFRSH
- the metF gene encoding methylenetetrahydrofolate reductase [NAD(P)H], which gives rise to MTAQRRYSFEFFPTKTDAGHDKLMGVARELASYNPDFFSCTYGAGGSTRDRTLNTVLQLDGEVGVPTAPHLSCVGDSTTDLRSLLQQYQAAGIRRIVALRGDLPSGMGMASGELRYANELVEFIRDESGEQFHIEVAAYPEMHPQARNFENDLQNFARKAKAGADSAITQYFFNADSYFYFMERVHKLGIDIPVVPGIMPITNYSKLARFSDACGAEIPRWIRKQLEAYGDDMQSIQAFGEQVISQMCERLLEGGAPGLHFYTLNQAEPSLAIWHNLKLPR
- a CDS encoding YceI family protein codes for the protein MLKKTLATLALGAALFAGPLLAADYEIDRKGQHAFINFKISHLGYSWLYGTFKDFSGTFSYDEKNPDASKVQVSIQTASVDTNHAERDKHLRSDDFLNVSEFPTATFESTAIKTTGSKSADITGNLTLNGVTKPVVIKATLVGEGSDPWGGYRAGFSGTTSFKLKDFDINKDLGPASQEVELTLSVEGVRQ
- the ahcY gene encoding adenosylhomocysteinase, coding for MSAAFADYKVADMTLAAWGRREIIIAESEMPALMGMRRKYAAEQPLKGAKILGCIHMTIQTAVLIETLTALGAEVRWSSCNIFSTQDQAAAAIAAAGIPVFAWKGETEAEYEWCIEQTILKDGAPWDANMILDDGGDLTQIIHEKYPAMLDKIHGITEETTTGVHRLLDMLKAGTLKVPAINVNDSVTKSKNDNKYGCRHSLNDAIKRGVDHLLAGKQALVIGYGDVGKGSAQSLRQEGMIVKVSEVDPICAMQACMDGFEVASPYLDGNNDGSEGCVDQALLGKIDLIVTTTGNVNVCDANMLKALKKRAVVCNIGHFDNEIDTAFMRKNWAWEEVKPQVHKIHRTGPGSFDAQNEDYLILLAEGRLVNLGNATGHPSRIMDGSFANQVLAQIFLYGQKFAALPAAQQAARLTVEVLPKKLDEEVALEMVKGFGGVVTRLTGKQADYIGVSVDGPYKPETYRY
- the metK gene encoding methionine adenosyltransferase — its product is MSEYALFTSESVSEGHPDKIADQISDAVLDAIIAEDKHARVACETLVKTGVAIVAGEITTSAWIDLEELVRKVICDIGYTSSDVGFDGKTCGIINIIGKQAPEIGQGVDRAKPEDQGAGDQGLMFGYASNETEVLMPAPISFSHQLVQRQAEARKSGLLPWLRPDAKSQVTCRYDNGKVVGIDAVVLSTQHNPEVQYSDLREGVMELIIKQVLPAELLHKDTQFHINPTGSFVTGGPVGDCGLTGRKIIVDTYGGMARHGGGAFSGKDPSKVDRSAAYAGRYVAKNIVAAGLADKCEIQVSYAIGVAQPTSISLNTFGTGKIGDDRIIALVRDIFDLRPYAITRMLDLLHPMYQATAAYGHFGRTPQQVTVGNDTFTSFTWEKTDKAEQLRAAAGL
- a CDS encoding DEAD/DEAH box helicase, with protein sequence MSFASLGLSEALVRAVEAAGYTEPTPVQLRAIPAVLQGRDLMVAAQTGTGKTGGFALPILERLFPNGHPDREHRHGPCQPRVLVLTPTRELAAQVHDSFKAYARDLPLVSTVIFGGVGMNPQIKAMAKGVDVLVACPGRLLDLIGQRVIDLSHVETLVLDEADRMLDMGFIHDVKKVLAKLPAQRQNLLFSATFSGDISELASKLLHNPERIEVTPPNTTVERIEQRVYRLPASHKRALLAHLITAGAWEQVLVFTRTKHGANRLAEYLDKHGLASVAIHGNKSQNARTKALADFKANRVRVMVATDIAARGLDIDQLPHVVNFELPNVEEDYVHRIGRTGRAGRSGEAISLVAPDEEKLLKGIERMTRQRIADGDSMGFDASTVEVEKPEVRGPRPERQPRADRPQRERNKPAANSADGKEGRSRNGRNAGRGQSRGPAEARPAAPSAPVVPPPNRDPEAFLDDEFDNFGNRADYVSPNPPKAPGGRNPRRGGAAPAQGQGRGQGGRGPGAGQGAKPGKPGGQGRKGPARGNGGGRRDDSRQEQARSARQEPAVPVKQPLIIRKGERLPTLEQLSELENRSSKRERPALLSTRASED